In one window of Qipengyuania profundimaris DNA:
- a CDS encoding alpha/beta fold hydrolase, translated as MSDTQFHTMPDGRRIAFRHSPGAGPTLVFLPGYMSDMDGGKATALVAWAKARGQGCLLLDYSGCGSSGGDFADGTLSRWAEEVLALIDAHVEGRVIVIGSSMGGWLMLLVAIALGERLAGLVGIASAPDFTEWGRSDEDKAKLRAGETVYDPNPYGPEPTPMHPGFFADGQEQRLLDGEIAIDAPVRLLHGQRDADVPWQISMKLAEALRSDAVHLLLVKDGDHRLSREQDIALLLRTVESLSGDV; from the coding sequence ATGAGCGACACGCAATTCCATACCATGCCCGACGGTCGACGCATCGCCTTCCGCCATTCGCCGGGCGCGGGTCCGACGCTCGTTTTCCTGCCCGGCTACATGTCCGACATGGATGGCGGCAAGGCGACTGCGCTGGTCGCCTGGGCGAAGGCGCGCGGGCAGGGCTGCCTGTTGCTCGATTATTCGGGTTGCGGGTCGAGCGGGGGCGACTTCGCCGACGGCACGCTGTCGCGCTGGGCCGAAGAAGTGCTCGCGCTGATCGATGCGCATGTCGAGGGCCGCGTGATCGTGATCGGCTCGTCCATGGGCGGCTGGCTGATGTTGCTGGTCGCCATCGCACTGGGCGAGCGGTTAGCCGGACTGGTCGGCATCGCTTCCGCGCCCGACTTCACCGAATGGGGTCGCTCCGACGAGGACAAGGCGAAATTACGCGCAGGCGAGACGGTCTACGATCCCAATCCCTATGGCCCCGAGCCCACGCCGATGCATCCGGGCTTCTTCGCCGACGGGCAAGAGCAGCGCCTGCTCGACGGCGAAATCGCGATCGATGCGCCGGTGCGCCTGCTCCACGGCCAGCGCGATGCCGACGTGCCGTGGCAGATCAGCATGAAGCTGGCCGAAGCGCTGCGTTCGGACGCGGTACACTTGCTGCTGGTTAAGGACGGCGATCACCGGCTGTCGCGCGAGCAGGATATCGCCCTGCTGCTGCGCACGGTCGAATCTTTGTCCGGAGACGTCTGA
- a CDS encoding M48 family metallopeptidase, translating into MDDSFQVPASWYDGHSAVRHEGHARWDGGGQLLLDAPTSQLAVPLDDLRFGEARGEHVFYRRESETDFRLTLPADMPPGLARHLPEKSEYGAWIDRLGLGKAAVIFAAASAVAVALFMTAPEWLGPRVPESWERNLGQAMIGDFGGRLCSTPEGDAALAKLLDEVDPATTQVNADVANIDMVNAVALPGGQVLLFDGLIQQAESPEELAGVLAHEVGHVRERHVMTALLRQFGMSVLLAGANSGVGDTVFGVASMGYSRDAEREADDYARARLAESDVSPLGAAGFFERMAEEYGDDGESNAMTGWLASHPAAGERARAYKNAAKEGADYPPVLSEREFAALQSMCEDDPDVEEFDFF; encoded by the coding sequence ATGGACGACAGCTTCCAGGTCCCGGCCAGCTGGTACGACGGACACTCGGCCGTCCGGCACGAAGGCCATGCGCGCTGGGACGGCGGGGGGCAATTGCTGCTCGATGCGCCGACCAGCCAGCTTGCCGTGCCGCTGGACGACCTGCGCTTCGGCGAGGCGCGGGGGGAGCATGTCTTCTATCGCCGCGAGAGCGAGACCGATTTCCGCCTGACCCTGCCCGCCGACATGCCGCCGGGGCTGGCACGGCATTTGCCTGAGAAAAGCGAATACGGCGCGTGGATCGACCGGCTGGGCCTTGGCAAGGCGGCGGTGATTTTCGCCGCGGCCAGCGCGGTCGCCGTGGCGCTCTTCATGACCGCGCCCGAATGGCTCGGCCCGCGCGTGCCCGAAAGCTGGGAGCGCAATCTGGGCCAGGCGATGATCGGCGATTTCGGCGGCCGGCTGTGCAGCACGCCCGAAGGCGACGCAGCCCTTGCCAAGCTGCTCGACGAGGTCGATCCGGCGACGACGCAGGTGAATGCGGACGTTGCCAATATCGACATGGTCAATGCGGTGGCGCTGCCCGGCGGGCAGGTGCTGCTGTTCGACGGCCTCATCCAGCAGGCCGAAAGCCCGGAAGAGCTCGCCGGTGTGCTCGCCCACGAGGTCGGCCATGTGCGGGAGCGGCATGTGATGACCGCGCTGCTGCGCCAGTTTGGCATGTCGGTGCTGCTGGCGGGCGCAAACTCGGGCGTCGGCGACACGGTCTTTGGCGTCGCCTCCATGGGCTATTCGCGCGATGCCGAGAGGGAGGCGGACGACTATGCCCGCGCGCGCCTCGCCGAAAGCGATGTTTCGCCGCTGGGCGCAGCGGGTTTTTTCGAGCGCATGGCCGAGGAATATGGCGACGATGGCGAGAGCAATGCGATGACGGGGTGGCTGGCGAGCCATCCTGCGGCGGGCGAGCGAGCGCGGGCTTACAAGAACGCGGCGAAGGAAGGCGCGGACTATCCGCCGGTCCTCTCGGAACGGGAATTCGCCGCGCTCCAGTCGATGTGCGAGGACGATCCCGACGTCGAGGAGTTCGACTTCTTCTGA
- a CDS encoding YjgN family protein, whose translation MHGKYDGEGGESAFVFEGNWREFAPIAFTNLLLTIVTLGIYRFWATTRERQYLWSRSRFVDEHLEWAGTGKELFFGFLIVLVLFGLPYFIISFGAQALIARGYEEIGAALGVLAFVAIFYLMGVARFRALRYRLSRTRWRGIRGGSDNPGFVFGLSYMWKTIVGWLPLGLLIPWSMTSLWNERWSKMSFGPYRFEANAEAGGVFVRFLLFYLAPFIMFFGALFMAGMGMLAGYGIGGEDGAAFGGVLGIFGLVLFFYLGLGLIAVAFYAKFYREVVGATRWKDLDFSFEASTLEWFKLLVGDVLLVVFTFGIGLIFLSYRHWKFFITHLEASGEILLDELTQSTTKTARHGEGLLDAFDMGAI comes from the coding sequence ATGCACGGTAAATACGATGGCGAGGGCGGCGAAAGCGCTTTCGTGTTCGAAGGCAACTGGCGCGAATTCGCACCGATCGCCTTCACCAATCTGCTGCTGACCATCGTCACGCTGGGAATCTACCGCTTCTGGGCCACTACCCGCGAACGGCAATATCTGTGGTCGCGCAGCCGCTTCGTCGACGAGCATCTCGAATGGGCCGGAACGGGCAAGGAGCTGTTCTTCGGCTTCCTGATCGTGCTGGTCCTGTTCGGACTGCCCTATTTCATCATCTCCTTCGGCGCGCAGGCGCTGATCGCGCGCGGTTATGAAGAGATCGGCGCGGCCCTGGGCGTGCTGGCATTCGTCGCGATCTTCTACCTGATGGGCGTCGCGCGCTTTCGCGCCCTGCGCTATCGCCTGTCGCGCACGCGCTGGCGTGGCATCCGCGGGGGGAGCGACAATCCCGGTTTCGTGTTCGGCCTGTCTTATATGTGGAAGACGATCGTCGGCTGGCTCCCGCTCGGCCTGCTGATCCCCTGGTCGATGACCAGCCTGTGGAACGAGCGCTGGAGCAAGATGAGCTTCGGCCCCTATCGCTTCGAAGCCAATGCCGAGGCGGGCGGCGTGTTTGTCCGGTTCCTGCTGTTCTATCTTGCCCCGTTTATAATGTTCTTCGGAGCCCTGTTCATGGCGGGGATGGGCATGCTTGCAGGCTATGGAATAGGCGGCGAGGATGGCGCAGCTTTCGGCGGTGTGCTTGGGATTTTTGGCCTCGTCCTGTTCTTCTATCTCGGCCTCGGCCTGATTGCGGTGGCTTTCTACGCCAAGTTCTATCGCGAAGTGGTTGGCGCGACGCGGTGGAAGGATCTCGATTTCAGCTTCGAGGCTTCGACGCTGGAGTGGTTCAAGCTGCTGGTCGGCGATGTGCTGCTGGTAGTCTTCACGTTCGGGATCGGCCTTATCTTCCTGTCCTATCGGCACTGGAAGTTCTTCATCACTCACTTGGAGGCGAGCGGGGAAATCCTGCTCGACGAACTGACGCAGTCGACCACCAAGACCGCGCGCCATGGCGAGGGCCTTCTCGACGCTTTCGACATGGGCGCGATCTGA
- a CDS encoding helix-turn-helix transcriptional regulator, producing the protein MKNRLKVLRAERDWSQQQLADLLEVSRQSVNAIETGRYDPSLPLAFRIAEVFELAIEEIFQRDE; encoded by the coding sequence ATGAAGAACCGCCTCAAGGTGCTGCGCGCCGAACGCGACTGGAGCCAGCAGCAGCTTGCCGACCTTCTCGAGGTGAGCCGCCAGAGCGTAAACGCGATCGAGACCGGGCGTTACGACCCGTCGCTGCCGCTGGCTTTCCGGATCGCCGAAGTCTTCGAGCTGGCGATCGAGGAGATCTTCCAGCGCGACGAATAG
- a CDS encoding alkaline phosphatase D family protein: MIATEPPAAAKLPSLDRRSVIKGGVLGAGLAGMPLAAQVPVRGFTHGVASGEPAANGVLVWTRFVANQDTPLTYELSESADFGSIAAGGTVTASADNDWCCKATARGLAPARFYYFRFVAPDGSMSDVGRTKTLPEGPTERFRMAVFSCSNIAFGWFNAYAHAADANAFDCTLHLGDYFYEYGPGTYPSADEALSGRTLFPAKEIVSLDEYRRRYALYRSDPDLRRLHQMYPMISGWDDHESANDSWEGGAQNHQPDSEGEWSVRKAAAIKAYREWMPVSDEPWAAYEIGDLATLFRLETRLTARAEQFSYGDILTGQTSADEAMTALTAFREGDYRDASRELLGARQQAWLADGMRRSAGAGKPWQVLVQQVLMGNLSTAPGLTEGLPGDLPDFIRQRILAGAMAGRAELPLNMDAWDGYPAARERLLKSALNANANLISLAGDTHNAWAFDLDHAGQPVGVEFGVQGVTSPGLESYLSFIPKDRLERAIVDHNPQLQWMDSARRGYMAVELTPGSASSEFRFLSSVREKGAGVSATHRMTTLAGNRKLQAT; encoded by the coding sequence ATGATCGCCACCGAACCGCCTGCTGCCGCGAAGCTGCCGTCGCTCGATCGCCGGAGCGTGATCAAGGGTGGAGTGCTCGGCGCAGGCCTCGCCGGGATGCCGCTGGCCGCGCAGGTGCCCGTACGCGGCTTCACGCATGGGGTCGCAAGCGGCGAGCCTGCGGCGAATGGCGTGTTGGTGTGGACTCGGTTCGTGGCTAATCAGGACACGCCGCTGACCTATGAGCTGTCGGAAAGCGCCGATTTCGGCAGTATCGCTGCGGGCGGCACGGTCACGGCCAGCGCGGATAACGACTGGTGCTGCAAGGCGACCGCGCGCGGCCTTGCCCCGGCACGCTTCTATTACTTCCGCTTCGTCGCGCCCGACGGTTCGATGTCCGATGTCGGCCGCACGAAGACACTGCCCGAAGGCCCGACCGAGCGGTTCCGCATGGCGGTGTTCTCCTGCTCCAACATCGCCTTCGGCTGGTTCAACGCCTATGCCCATGCCGCCGATGCGAACGCCTTCGACTGCACGCTGCATTTGGGCGATTATTTCTATGAATACGGGCCCGGCACCTACCCCTCCGCCGACGAGGCCTTGTCCGGCCGTACGCTGTTCCCGGCGAAGGAGATCGTCAGTCTCGACGAATACCGCCGCCGCTATGCGCTCTATCGCAGCGACCCGGATCTGCGCCGCCTCCACCAGATGTATCCGATGATCAGCGGCTGGGACGATCACGAGAGCGCGAACGATTCGTGGGAAGGCGGCGCCCAGAACCACCAGCCCGATAGCGAGGGCGAATGGTCGGTCCGCAAGGCGGCGGCGATCAAGGCCTATCGCGAGTGGATGCCCGTCTCCGACGAGCCTTGGGCGGCTTACGAAATCGGCGATCTCGCCACGCTGTTCCGCCTGGAAACGCGACTAACCGCGCGGGCGGAGCAGTTTTCCTATGGCGATATCCTGACCGGCCAGACCTCGGCCGACGAGGCGATGACTGCGCTGACCGCCTTCCGCGAGGGCGACTATCGCGATGCCTCGCGCGAATTGCTCGGGGCGCGGCAGCAGGCGTGGCTCGCCGATGGCATGCGGCGCTCCGCCGGGGCAGGCAAGCCGTGGCAGGTGCTGGTGCAGCAGGTGCTGATGGGCAACCTCTCCACCGCCCCGGGTCTGACCGAGGGCCTGCCGGGCGATCTTCCCGACTTCATTCGCCAGCGCATCCTGGCAGGCGCGATGGCCGGGCGGGCGGAACTGCCGCTCAATATGGACGCATGGGACGGCTATCCCGCCGCGCGCGAGCGATTGTTGAAATCCGCGCTCAATGCGAATGCGAACCTGATCAGTCTTGCTGGCGACACGCACAATGCCTGGGCCTTCGATCTCGATCACGCCGGGCAGCCGGTCGGCGTTGAGTTCGGCGTGCAGGGCGTCACGTCGCCGGGGCTCGAAAGCTATCTGTCGTTCATTCCGAAAGACCGGCTGGAGCGCGCGATCGTCGACCACAATCCGCAGCTTCAATGGATGGATTCGGCGCGCCGCGGCTATATGGCGGTAGAGCTCACGCCCGGCAGCGCGTCGAGCGAGTTCCGCTTCCTCTCCAGCGTGCGCGAGAAGGGCGCGGGCGTCTCCGCAACCCACCGCATGACCACGTTGGCGGGCAACCGCAAGCTGCAAGCGACTTGA